The sequence CAAACCGCTTCCGTAGAAACTTGATCCTCTCCTTAAGCACCTCCACAGGACCGAATTCGGCAAACTGAAAGGGGGTCCAGGCCTTGGGCACAAAACTGTTCACGCTTAAAGCCAGTCGACAGATCCTGCCTCGAGGCCGACCAACAGCCATGACCGTATCCTGAATCTCCAGCACCAGATCCACCATCTCATCCAGATCTTCCATGGTTTCTGTGGGCAAACCGATCATGAAATACAACTTCAGGGTAAAGATGCCAGCCTCAGCGAGCAAAGATGCCGCCTGCAAGCAGTCGGCACGGGTGATCCCCTTGTTAATCACCCGCCGCAGACGCTCCGATCCGCCATCCGGAGCAATGACTGCCGTTTTCAAACCGCTTTTGGAAAGAAGATCGAGCAAGGGTCCGCCAATGGCGTCTGCCCGGAGAGAGGAAAAGGAGAGGCTGCAGGACTGATCAAGCAGGAAATTACTAATTGATTGCAAATCGTCAGGGCTGGCCATTTCCATCCCAAGCAGACCCACCCGTTGATTTCCATCCGGTCGAGCCTCAATCGCGGCCATGATCGCAGAAGGCTCCCACAACCGGGGAGGGCGATAGACATACCCCGCAGCGCAAAAGCGGCAACTGCGACTGCACCCTCGGCCCAGCTCCACCAAGTGAATATTAGCGAACTCAGTCTCTTCGGTAAGAATGTGTGAATGGCCGGCCACAGCGCCGCCAGCATGCACATTTTTAGCAATTTTAGGGGGGACACCAGAAACTACTTCAACCGATTCAAGCCGACCGTCATCTCCATAGTGAGGATGATACAAAGAAGGCACATAACAGCCGGGCAGGTTGATCGCCATATCGAGCAAACACGCGTCAACCGGGCGTCCTGCTGTCACCGCAAACAGATAGTCAAGCAACTGAGCTGCCACAGGCTCAATCTCACCCAGGACAAAAAGGTCCATGAAAGGGGCCAAGGGCTCGGGGTTGATAAAGGTAGCGACCCCGCCGCCAATAACAAGAGGGGTCCCAGCCTTGACCCCCCCGGCCTGACGACGCTCAACGGCTGTTGGCGCTATTCCCCCACGGCGCAAGAGGTCAACCACCGAGACAAAATCATATTCAAAACTGACAGAAAAGATGATGACAGGAAAATCTTTGAGGGGGCGGTTTGATTCGACCGAAAGTGGACTTTCAGCGCCAGTAGAAAAAAACCGCTCGCAGACGATGTCGGGATGCTGATTCAGCAGCGATAAAACGATCTGAAATCCCAAATTAGACATACCTAGCTGGTATGTATTGGGAAAAATAATGGCTACAGGCAGCCTGTCCTTCCACTTCTTCTTAACACCGCCTATTTCCCGGTCAAAGAGGCTGCGGTGATCGAGCCGTTCCCGGCGACCGCTACTCATAGGGCCGAAAGATCAGCAGGATAATGACGGGGTTGCTCCAAAGGCATCAATTTTCATTGCGACGAATAAACGTTGGCCGATCCAACTCTTCTTCATCTAGAAACTGGGGCCGCGCAGCGCCAAACGTTCTCGGTCGAAGCACAGGAGGCGCAATGGTTTTCTCACGGCGCTCCAGGACCGAATCTACCCGCCGGCCAGGGGCAGGATGAGAGGGAGCAGAGACAGGAGCCTCGCCTTCCTGCTGCTCTTTTCTTGCTGCCAAAGGCATGACCTTGCTGGGCAGAACTTCGATCTCTTCCTCCTCCTTGATACCGGTGGCGATTACCGTCACCCGCATGGCCTCACCCAAGGTATCATCAAAGATAACCCCAAGGATGATAGTCGCCTCGTCATGGACCTCCTGGTATATCCTGGTGGTGGCCTCTGTCACTTCAGCCATGGTCAGAGATGCTTCGTTGGCCGAAATATTAACCAAGACACCCTTGGCGCCACTGATATTAATATCTTGCAGCAACGGACTGGCAATCGCCATATTGACCGCCTCAACCGCCCGGTTTTCTCCTACCGACTCCCCTGCACCCATCAAGGCCGGGCCCATCTCGTTCATGATAGCACGGACATCGGCAAAGTCAGGGTTGATATAACCACGCATATTGATCAGGTCTGAGATGCCCTTTACCGCCTGAACCAGGACATCATCGGCCATCTTCATGCCATTGATGAAGGTGGTCCCCTTATTGCTCATGGCGATCAGACGATCATTCGGGATCGTGATGATGGTGTCAACATGCTCCTTGAGCTTGACCCACCCCTGCTCGGCATTTTTCATCCGGGCTCTGCCTTCGAAGACAAAAGGCTTGGTCACCACACCCACGGTCAGCGCCCCAAGTTCCCGACTGATCCGAGCAACCACCGGCGCAGCCCCGGTCCCGGTGCCACCGCCCATGCCAGCGGTCACAAAGACCATATCTGACCCGGTAAGGGCTTCCCTGATCTCCTGAATGCTCTCTTCGGCGGATTCCCGCCCAAGTTCCGGATTAGCGCCAGCGCCGAGGCCCTTAGTCTTCTTCGGACCCAACTGGATGCGGACATCCGCCTTTGACGACTCCAAGGCCTGAAGGTCAGTATTGGCAGCAATGAAATTAACCCCGCCCAACCGGCTGTCCACCATGGTGTTCACCGCATTG is a genomic window of Desulfobulbaceae bacterium containing:
- a CDS encoding radical SAM protein, giving the protein MSSGRRERLDHRSLFDREIGGVKKKWKDRLPVAIIFPNTYQLGMSNLGFQIVLSLLNQHPDIVCERFFSTGAESPLSVESNRPLKDFPVIIFSVSFEYDFVSVVDLLRRGGIAPTAVERRQAGGVKAGTPLVIGGGVATFINPEPLAPFMDLFVLGEIEPVAAQLLDYLFAVTAGRPVDACLLDMAINLPGCYVPSLYHPHYGDDGRLESVEVVSGVPPKIAKNVHAGGAVAGHSHILTEETEFANIHLVELGRGCSRSCRFCAAGYVYRPPRLWEPSAIMAAIEARPDGNQRVGLLGMEMASPDDLQSISNFLLDQSCSLSFSSLRADAIGGPLLDLLSKSGLKTAVIAPDGGSERLRRVINKGITRADCLQAASLLAEAGIFTLKLYFMIGLPTETMEDLDEMVDLVLEIQDTVMAVGRPRGRICRLALSVNSFVPKAWTPFQFAEFGPVEVLKERIKFLRKRFAGCHHLTFTADQPDNAYFQAMLARGDRRVGEALFALSEQGRNWRQVCRQAGIDPDFYAARSRDQQELLPWEVVDHGIDRAYLWHEYQQALRAKPSPVCGISADNQCRRCGVCRD
- the ftsZ gene encoding cell division protein FtsZ, with the protein product MTFEIAELDTRAKITVIGVGGGGGNAVNTMVDSRLGGVNFIAANTDLQALESSKADVRIQLGPKKTKGLGAGANPELGRESAEESIQEIREALTGSDMVFVTAGMGGGTGTGAAPVVARISRELGALTVGVVTKPFVFEGRARMKNAEQGWVKLKEHVDTIITIPNDRLIAMSNKGTTFINGMKMADDVLVQAVKGISDLINMRGYINPDFADVRAIMNEMGPALMGAGESVGENRAVEAVNMAIASPLLQDINISGAKGVLVNISANEASLTMAEVTEATTRIYQEVHDEATIILGVIFDDTLGEAMRVTVIATGIKEEEEIEVLPSKVMPLAARKEQQEGEAPVSAPSHPAPGRRVDSVLERREKTIAPPVLRPRTFGAARPQFLDEEELDRPTFIRRNEN